One genomic region from Vibrio cyclitrophicus encodes:
- the flhA gene encoding flagellar biosynthesis protein FlhA: MKFSLPFADKLSKIPNRAMPAIGAPVMVLATLAMVVLPIPAFLLDMFFTFNIALSMVVLLVSVYTRRPLDFAAFPTVLLIATLLRLALNVASTRVVLLHGHEGGDAAGNVIEAFGNVVIGGNYAVGLVVFLILMIINFMVVTKGAGRISEVSARFTLDALPGKQMAIDADLNAGLIDQDQARTRRFEVTKEADFYGSMDGASKFVKGDAIAGILILFINIIGGLSIGMAQFDLGFGEAIEIYTLLTIGDGLVAQIPSLLLSIAAAMMVTRQNTDEDMGQQLVFQMFDNPKALMITAGILGIMGIVPGMPHFSFLSLAVIAGAAAYYIDKKNKKKAEQPNLPTTVEASGETGFKKELSWDDVQPVDIIGLEVGYRLIPLVDRDQGGELLERVKGVRKKLSQDFGFLIPAVHIRDNLELTPNSYRITLMGVAVGEAEIKPDMELAINPGQVYGMIDGEPTIDPAFGLEAVWIREEQREHAQALGYTVVDSSTVLATHLSQQLTNNASQLIGHEEVQNLLEMLSRTTPKLVEGFVPDQLPLGVVVKVLQNLLNEAIPIRDIRTIVQTLSEYSSKSQEPDILTAAVRISLKRLIVQEINGIEPELPVITLIPELEQILHQTMQASGGESAGIEPGLAERLQTSLSNATQEQELKGEPAVLLTSGVLRSTLAKFVKNTIPSLRVLSYQEIPDEKQIRIVQAVGN, from the coding sequence ATGAAATTTTCCCTGCCTTTTGCGGACAAGCTATCTAAAATTCCTAACCGTGCCATGCCTGCGATTGGTGCACCTGTTATGGTACTTGCAACGCTTGCTATGGTGGTGTTGCCCATTCCAGCCTTTTTGTTGGATATGTTTTTCACCTTTAACATCGCTCTGTCTATGGTGGTGCTATTGGTTTCGGTTTATACCCGCAGGCCTTTAGACTTCGCTGCATTTCCGACTGTACTTCTGATTGCGACTCTACTCCGCTTAGCCTTGAACGTTGCTTCGACACGTGTGGTATTACTCCATGGTCATGAAGGCGGTGATGCTGCCGGTAACGTTATTGAAGCCTTCGGTAACGTGGTTATCGGTGGTAACTATGCGGTTGGTTTAGTGGTGTTCTTGATTTTGATGATTATCAACTTCATGGTTGTCACCAAAGGTGCAGGCCGTATCTCGGAAGTAAGTGCGCGTTTCACCTTGGATGCCTTACCGGGTAAGCAGATGGCAATCGATGCCGATTTAAATGCGGGTTTGATCGACCAAGATCAGGCTCGGACCCGTCGTTTTGAAGTCACCAAAGAAGCCGATTTCTATGGCTCGATGGATGGTGCGTCTAAGTTTGTTAAAGGCGATGCGATCGCTGGTATTTTGATCTTATTCATCAACATCATTGGCGGCTTGAGCATTGGTATGGCTCAGTTTGATTTAGGTTTTGGTGAAGCGATCGAGATCTACACGCTGCTGACTATCGGTGATGGTTTGGTTGCACAAATTCCGTCTCTACTATTGTCGATCGCAGCCGCGATGATGGTGACGCGCCAAAACACCGATGAAGACATGGGGCAACAGCTTGTCTTCCAAATGTTCGACAATCCAAAAGCCTTGATGATCACAGCAGGTATCCTTGGCATCATGGGTATCGTTCCTGGTATGCCGCATTTCTCATTCTTGAGTCTTGCTGTCATTGCAGGTGCAGCTGCCTATTACATCGATAAAAAGAACAAAAAGAAGGCTGAACAACCGAATCTTCCTACGACCGTTGAAGCAAGCGGAGAAACGGGGTTCAAGAAAGAGCTCTCTTGGGATGACGTTCAACCTGTCGATATTATTGGCTTAGAAGTAGGCTACCGTTTGATTCCTCTAGTAGACAGAGATCAAGGCGGCGAACTGCTTGAACGTGTCAAAGGGGTACGTAAAAAACTGTCTCAAGATTTTGGTTTCTTGATCCCGGCCGTTCATATTCGCGATAACTTAGAACTGACACCAAACAGCTACCGAATCACCTTGATGGGAGTTGCCGTTGGTGAAGCCGAGATTAAGCCTGACATGGAACTCGCGATTAACCCGGGTCAAGTTTACGGCATGATCGATGGCGAGCCGACGATTGATCCTGCTTTTGGCCTTGAAGCGGTTTGGATTCGTGAAGAGCAGCGTGAACATGCGCAAGCCTTAGGTTACACGGTGGTTGATTCATCAACCGTGTTGGCTACCCATCTCAGTCAACAGTTAACGAATAATGCGTCGCAGCTGATTGGTCACGAAGAAGTTCAGAACCTACTTGAAATGCTTAGCCGCACAACGCCTAAATTGGTGGAAGGTTTTGTGCCGGATCAATTACCGCTTGGTGTGGTGGTGAAAGTGCTACAGAACCTATTGAATGAAGCTATTCCAATACGTGACATTCGCACCATCGTCCAAACTTTGTCGGAGTATTCAAGTAAGAGTCAAGAACCTGACATCTTGACAGCGGCTGTTCGTATATCATTGAAACGACTAATTGTTCAAGAAATCAATGGTATAGAACCAGAGTTGCCAGTTATAACCTTAATTCCCGAGCTGGAACAAATCTTGCATCAAACTATGCAGGCATCCGGTGGAGAATCTGCTGGTATTGAACCTGGTTTAGCCGAACGTTTACAGACTTCTCTTAGTAATGCCACACAAGAGCAAGAACTGAAAGGGGAGCCAGCGGTATTGCTGACCTCTGGTGTATTGCGTTCAACTTTGGCTAAGTTCGTGAAAAACACGATCCCAAGCTTGAGAGTTTTGTCTTACCAAGAGATACCAGACGAAAAGCAGATACGCATAGTACAAGCTGTTGGTAATTAA
- the flhF gene encoding flagellar biosynthesis protein FlhF, producing MKIKRFFAKDMRTALLQVKEELGSEAVIMSNKKVAGGVEIVAAIDGESSPSTASQRLNKPQQPAQSQYTQMAAPAVPASRRQLDDDKVSLQSNSEGGRSMTKRFANMLKQYSHGADEEPQHRAENEDSLSALLNRQSGGHQGSQSNQQSQPRNSNIDSAFARETGLSKLIAEDRRVERPAPRLDPTRYDRGRDPVQSKGSDTEMETMREEMTSIRRLLEHQVSGLMWQEVERREPLRAMLIKRLERMGVSAELADQMACYIPEDTKPARAWKALLALVADQISVTQKDILKRGGIVALLGPTGVGKTTTVAKLAARAAMEYGADNVALVTTDTYRIGAHEQLSIYGRIMGCPVRVAKDSSELADVIYQLRNRRLILVDTAGMGQRDVRLSEQLDTLMQESGSVINSYLVLPATAQRKVLQETIEHFRRIPLSGCIMTKLDESLSLGEFISVVIQNALPVAYIANGQRVPEDIVIAQPKYMIAKANELLEKSTENEPHYWNSDSEGL from the coding sequence TTGAAAATTAAACGATTTTTTGCAAAAGATATGCGAACAGCTTTGCTCCAAGTTAAAGAAGAACTTGGCTCAGAAGCGGTGATCATGTCTAACAAAAAGGTCGCAGGTGGCGTGGAAATTGTTGCTGCTATTGATGGCGAATCCAGCCCGTCGACAGCGAGCCAAAGATTAAACAAACCTCAGCAGCCTGCGCAAAGTCAATATACGCAGATGGCAGCGCCCGCTGTACCTGCGAGTCGTCGTCAATTAGATGATGACAAGGTTAGCCTACAGTCGAATTCTGAAGGCGGACGTTCAATGACTAAGCGTTTCGCGAACATGCTGAAGCAATACAGCCATGGCGCAGACGAAGAACCGCAACACCGTGCAGAAAACGAAGATTCGTTGTCTGCATTACTCAATCGTCAATCGGGCGGTCATCAAGGTTCTCAAAGCAACCAACAGTCACAGCCTCGTAACAGCAATATAGATTCTGCATTTGCTCGTGAAACGGGTTTGTCTAAATTGATTGCCGAAGACCGAAGAGTAGAGCGCCCTGCACCTCGTTTAGATCCTACTCGTTACGATCGTGGTCGTGATCCGGTCCAATCGAAAGGTTCAGATACTGAAATGGAAACAATGCGCGAAGAGATGACCTCAATTCGTCGTTTGTTAGAGCACCAAGTATCTGGGCTAATGTGGCAAGAAGTTGAGCGCCGTGAACCACTTAGAGCCATGCTTATCAAGCGCCTTGAACGTATGGGTGTTTCGGCTGAACTTGCTGATCAGATGGCTTGCTACATTCCTGAAGACACCAAACCAGCACGAGCTTGGAAAGCCTTGTTAGCGTTGGTTGCTGATCAAATCTCGGTAACACAAAAAGATATTTTAAAACGCGGTGGTATTGTGGCCTTGCTAGGCCCGACTGGCGTGGGGAAAACAACGACTGTTGCAAAACTAGCTGCACGTGCCGCCATGGAGTATGGCGCAGACAACGTCGCACTAGTGACAACCGACACGTATCGTATAGGTGCACATGAGCAGTTATCGATTTATGGTCGAATTATGGGTTGTCCTGTAAGAGTTGCTAAAGATTCTAGTGAGTTGGCCGATGTAATATATCAGTTACGTAATCGTCGCCTAATTCTGGTCGATACTGCAGGCATGGGACAACGAGATGTTCGCCTATCTGAGCAGTTAGACACATTGATGCAAGAGAGTGGTTCCGTTATCAATAGTTACCTTGTGTTACCCGCAACTGCGCAGCGCAAAGTGCTACAAGAAACCATTGAACACTTTAGAAGAATCCCGTTGTCGGGGTGCATCATGACTAAGCTGGATGAATCCCTAAGTCTAGGTGAATTCATCAGTGTAGTAATACAAAATGCATTACCAGTTGCTTACATAGCAAATGGTCAACGAGTTCCTGAAGATATCGTTATAGCTCAGCCAAAGTACATGATTGCTAAGGCGAATGAGTTATTAGAAAAATCTACAGAGAATGAACCTCATTACTGGAATAGCGATTCAGAAGGGCTCTAG
- the flhB gene encoding flagellar biosynthesis protein FlhB — protein sequence MAESDGQERTEDATPKRLQQAKEKGQVARSKELASASVLIVGAISLMWFGESMAKALFEAMQRLFSLSCDEIFDTNKLFEIAGGALVNLLFPLFLILITLFVAAVIGAAGVGGVNFSMQAAMPKASKLNPLSGIKRMFGLQSWVELLKSILKVALVSGMAIYLIQASQHDLMQLSMDVYPQNIFHALDILLNFILLISCSLLIVVAIDIPFQIWQHADQLKMTKQEVKDEFKDTEGKPEVKGRIRMLQREAAQRRMMADVPQADVIVTNPEHFSVALRYKQNQDKAPIVVAKGVDHMAMKIREIARENDIYIIPAPPLARALYHTTELEQQIPDGLFTAVAQVLAYVFQLKQYRKKGGERPKLQDSNMPIPPDLRH from the coding sequence ATGGCAGAGTCAGACGGTCAAGAACGCACAGAAGACGCCACGCCCAAACGCTTGCAACAGGCCAAAGAAAAAGGGCAGGTTGCAAGGTCAAAAGAGCTAGCGTCAGCGTCGGTACTGATAGTCGGTGCAATTTCCTTAATGTGGTTTGGCGAATCGATGGCGAAGGCATTGTTCGAGGCGATGCAACGCCTGTTTTCTCTGAGCTGCGACGAGATATTTGATACCAATAAACTCTTCGAAATAGCGGGTGGTGCATTAGTAAACCTATTGTTTCCGCTGTTCCTGATCTTAATAACTTTGTTCGTTGCTGCTGTTATTGGTGCTGCGGGTGTCGGTGGTGTTAACTTTTCGATGCAAGCAGCAATGCCTAAGGCGTCTAAGCTCAACCCTTTAAGCGGTATTAAGCGTATGTTTGGCCTACAAAGTTGGGTTGAGCTGCTGAAATCTATTTTGAAGGTCGCTCTGGTATCAGGCATGGCTATCTACCTTATCCAAGCTTCCCAACATGACTTAATGCAATTGAGTATGGATGTGTATCCGCAGAATATCTTCCACGCCTTGGATATCTTGCTTAATTTTATTCTGCTTATCAGTTGTTCTCTGTTGATTGTGGTGGCGATAGATATCCCATTCCAGATTTGGCAACATGCCGATCAACTTAAGATGACCAAGCAAGAAGTGAAAGATGAGTTTAAAGACACAGAAGGTAAGCCTGAAGTGAAAGGGCGTATTCGTATGTTGCAGAGGGAAGCGGCTCAGCGACGTATGATGGCTGATGTTCCTCAGGCAGATGTGATTGTGACCAACCCGGAACACTTTTCAGTGGCTCTGCGTTATAAGCAGAATCAAGACAAAGCGCCAATTGTGGTCGCCAAAGGGGTCGATCACATGGCGATGAAGATCCGTGAAATCGCTCGAGAAAATGACATCTATATTATTCCAGCACCGCCGTTAGCTAGGGCGCTGTATCACACCACCGAGCTAGAACAACAAATTCCTGACGGTCTGTTTACTGCGGTTGCACAAGTGCTTGCATATGTATTTCAACTTAAACAGTACCGGAAAAAAGGTGGCGAGAGGCCAAAGCTGCAAGATTCCAATATGCCGATCCCACCTGATTTACGTCATTAG